The following proteins are co-located in the Pectinophora gossypiella chromosome 7, ilPecGoss1.1, whole genome shotgun sequence genome:
- the LOC126368358 gene encoding protein dachsous isoform X2 — protein MLLKKVPLSSETQMSAMDPDCGVNAIVNYTLTDSSARPVFSVRPDSGELCISAPLDHETTSDYEFPVVATDRGGLSTTAMVKIQLVDINDNAPAFTVKDYNVSLKEGRISSTEPIVSVSATDPDSGRFGTVTYRIINGNENDIFRIDRGSGEIFVTKPSLIQSNRKFGLEVSATDGAGITAPQGATVHVNVVSAGVGSALFDKPRYNFRIKEDVRSGTVVGTLKATVGDRGKQPIHYSIVSGDPDHHFIIEPLTGAIRTSAPLDRETRPSYLLNVRAVNGNPSSYDQTQVQITLEDVNDNAPEFGTSSVRVSVAESAAIGSVVYAARASDEDEGKNGLVTYSLLSATGPPNTFAVNAQHGLVTLLRPLDYENLVRHTLVISARDGGSPPLTANLTLAVDVQDVNDNTPVFEHDAYSANVLESEAVNTKILEIQAIDKDTGNNARITYRIIPDNSTQEEIFKVQANTGWVYLAKPLDRETVAKHRMMITATDNGIPPLSATASLVINVIDANDNDPVFLRAAYEFQVEENKKAGAYVGKISASDADLGDNAVVRYSLFPSNTSFNIHPVSGIITTKEKLDREFKSSYSLFAEARDQGSLPRSSRVPISIKITDVNDNAPEIVDPREDVVSVREEQQPGAEVAKVKAIDRDNGVNATITYSILNDREMEGIGVFVIDPKSGVIKTSTVLDHEERSIYRLTVAATDGGKPPKQTVRQLKVEVLDLNDNRPTFTSSSLSFKVKEDAKIGHIVGTVACCDSDIQDNLVNNEEERQISYLLMSLTSDHSPGTFEIDRRTGSLVVARQLDREIQDEYRLEVRALDTSATNNPQSSAVTVKIEIVDVNDNAPQWSQDPINIEISEITPVGSIVYNFTARDADFGPNGDLNFRIVSSLPATKKVFNLDPLTGSLTLTSPLDYESLKEYWLVIEATDLAINISERMVTSATVHISITDANDNVPTFVSANKASVSLNTLTGTLYQALAVDADSGDNGRISYYISSGNDHAYFSMEYDNGKLTLSKKYASDISRVRPGQYKLNLTASDHGVPYPRQSHMALLLNLQESTNVPPRFIDSFYRANISEDIRPGSFVSRLNAKSSRGNSGNLTYMIPSGVADDKFAIDERLGTITVKSKIDREERDQYVFPVYVTDSSTFQSTTNFDVATVSISVLDVNDNPPAFKTGSCYPLAVPENNEPEVIHTVAATDKDIGANGIITYSITSGNNGNKFSIDSTSGNLTARTLDRETQSKYHLTITAFDHGSPVALQGSCNITILVEDQNDNDPVFDTGHYSAAIPEDAPVDTSVIKVRATDADLGFNKRIVYSLANESQGLFRIDNKTGIIFTTGTFDREKINVYHFEAVATDEGRYIARSQRVSVEVTINDVNDNKPIFTKYPFKEQVATLTPPGQSLLRVSATDNDIGTNAEILYELFDTANHKFRINPTTGVLTATQSLASENGRLIHLKVIAKDKGNPPQSSVGLIEIRVGDSSDNTPTLNFQNATYNVTIDENMSYGREVVQVTALRSDGRRQRIFYEFGNGNDQYTFEIDSNTGVIRVNNSANLDYESYPGPKRQLVVVARTEGAPVLYGYCDVTINLLDQNDHAPRFTQQQYIANVLEGNTKGEFVVQLAAKDDDRGANARILYHIVDGNHDNAFIIEPAFSGSVKTNIVLDREIRETYKLTVIATDEGDPQMTGTATLRINVVDVNDNQPTFPPPNVISVSEGAEVGTVLTSVTANDVDTYPALKYSIIHGDNTFSIDRYSGKIVLNKPLDFESRKEFEVNITASDNEHVAKTTLTIKVTDVNDNSPVFDDISYNRILPEGTGTIEMGSVSARDQDSGDNGKVTYSILRPTKGYYIDTISGMIFVNYSALPHQRDTQLAVVATDHGKPNRSAVASVRISTGASSEIKPFIGQDTYRITVNEDTEKGTSLLQIGGINDVLKKYNLEFHITSGNEGDTFDVTLEGALVLVNKLDRETQDSYVLGLAAIEQGKILAYNLNKTSITVFVTVADANDNAPMFSTNDFELTVSEDVKIGYTLTQLSATDADLFGTANAAIVYNITSGDDEKLFYIHPTTGILSVNKTLDYDTGNTEYKLIVVACDQGTPSLCNAVYIKVGIIDENDNAPTFPVTEYFETIGENERVGTSVFTARATDLDKGRYGNLNYSIVPSSSNYNRNDDSWKMFQIDSASGLVNTNAVFDYEQKNKYEFSIKASDLGGKSSTVKVRIDIESRDEFYPQFTQKTYNLPVPKSGPIPAGYEIGQVTATDRDKGIDGRIVYQLSTSHSYFKINRTTGYIIMKKKVESVSNLFGSDKSISLVVTASSGRQGSLTNKTAVEITLDPQATVDVNRAGDPSMAANSGLSDWALGLLIAFIFIIIIFAAAFLFLHMKNKRHKKVNKPGLNSEGVGATNSYVDPSAFDTIPIRNTGAVNANFAPPKYDEIPPYGPHTASSNSGAATTSELSGSDQSGSSGRGSAEDGEDGEDEEIRMINEGPLQRESGIHRQSNGVDDDNLSDVSVHNTQEYLARLGIVDTGTGGGASTSSRRCSENVGNKDTMMHHGPIDSMHMFDEDGAHENDITNLIYAKLNEVTGSERASSADETSAAVDRAMALGAFPSAPGENTAVPTAGPSMTGSLSSIVHSEEELTGSYNWDYLLDWGPQYQPLAHVFSEIARLKDDAVSLQSGNSGASSAKSKGTSLSGGKSVPPPLLTTVAPRSCPAPSLSCRQPQHLLPRSPISHDVPGGFSAAAAMSPSFSPSLSPLATRSPSMSPLVGPGLPPAPASRKPHHATMRI, from the exons GCAAGCAGCCAATCCACTACAGCATCGTCTCCGGAGACCCTGACCACCATTTCATCATCGAACCACTCACTGGAGCCATCAGAACATCTGCACCTCTGGACCGGGAGACCAGACCCTCGTACCTTCTGAATGTCAGAGCTGTCAACGGCAACCCTTCTAGCTACGATCAGACTCAG GTTCAAATAACCCTAGAAGATGTTAACGACAACGCGCCAGAATTTGGAACTTCATCTGTGAGGGTTTCTGTAGCAGAATCAGCTGCCATAGGATCTGTTGTTTACGCTGCCAGGGCATCTGATGAAGATGAAGGGAAGAATGGCCTGGTGACGTACAGCCTACTGTCTGCTACAGGACCACCTAATACCTTTGCTGTAAACGCGCAGCATGGATTAGTGACTTTGCTAAG ACCGCTAGACTATGAGAACCTAGTGCGCCACACACTCGTGATATCAGCAAGAGACGGTGGAAGTCCACCACTGACTGCCAACTTGACCCTCGCAGTGGACGTCCAGGATGTAAACGACAACACGCCAGTCTTCGAACACGATGCTTACAGCGCCAATGTTTTGGAATCTGAAGCTGTTAATACGAAG ATCTTGGAAATACAAGCTATAGACAAAGACACTGGCAACAACGCACGGATCACATATAGAATAATTCCTGATAATTCAACGCAAGAAGAAATTTTCAAAGTCCAAGCGAATACGGGATGGGTGTACCTAGCGAAACCACTGGATAGAGAAACAGTAGCGAAGCATAGAATGATGATTACAGCAACAGATAATGGGATACCACCTCTATCAGCAACTGCGAGTTTAGTAATCAATGTTATCGATGCAAATGACAATGATCCTGTGTTTCTGAGGGCTGCATACGAGTTTCAAGTTGAAGAGAATAAGAAAGCAGGGGCTTACGTTGGCAAAATTTCTGCAAGTGACGCTGATTTGGGTGACAATGCTGTTGTTAGATACAGTCTGTTCCCGTCGAATACTAGTTTCAACATCCACCCTGTTTCAG GTATCATAACGACCAAAGAAAAACTAGACAGAGAGTTCAAATCATCTTACTCGCTATTCGCTGAAGCTCGGGACCAAGGTTCTTTGCCTCGGTCCAGCCGAGTGCCCATATCTATCAAAATCACTGATGTTAACGACAATGCTCCTGAAATAGTAGACCCTAGGGAAGATGTTGTTAGCGTCAGAGAAGAACAGCAACCTGGTGCCGAAGTGGCTAAAGTAAAGGCTATAGACAGAGATAATGGTGTCAACGCTACTATAACTTACTCTATTTTGAACGACAGAGAAATGGAAGGCATCGGAGTATTCGTCATTGATCCTAAAAGTGGGGTGATTAAGACGAGTACAG tattggATCACGAAGAAAGATCAATCTACAGATTAACAGTAGCCGCAACTGATGGAGGGAAACCACCCAAACAAACCGTGAGACAACTTAAAGTCGAAGTCCTAGATTTAAATGACAACAGACCCACATTCACTAGCTCCAGTTTGTCTTTCAAA GTAAAGGAAGACGCAAAAATTGGCCATATCGTCGGCACAGTCGCATGCTGTGATAGTGACATTCAAGACAATCTTGTAAACAACGAGGAAGAAAGACAGATTTCATATTTACTCATGTCATTAACCTCTGATCACTCTCCAGGCACTTTTGAGATAGACCGACGAACAGGATCTTTGGTCGTAGCCAGACAATTGGACAGAGAAATACAAGACGAATATAGGCTTGAAGTTAGAGCTCTAGATACTTCAGCTACAAATAACCCTCAAAGCAGTGCCGTAACAGTCAAAATAGAAATCGTGGATGTTAATGATAATGCTCCTCAATGGTCACAAGACCCTATCAACATTGAAATTTCTGAAATTACACCGGTTGGAAGTATTGTTTACAACTTCACTGCCAGAGATGCCGATTTTGGCCCGAATGGAGACTTAAATTTTCGCATCGTTTCGTCCCTTCCTGCTACGAAGAAAGTATTCAACTTGGATCCACTGACTGGTTCTCTAACACTTACCTCACCTTTAGACTACGAAAGTTTGAAAGAGTATTGGTTAGTTATCGAAGCGACTGACTTAGCAATAAATATATCTGAAAGGATGGTGACTTCCGCCACAGTTCATATTTCTATCACCGATGCAAACGATAATGTTCCTACTTTCGTATCTGCAAATAAAGCATCTGTGTCATTGAATACTTTGACTGGCACTTTATATCAAGCGTTGGCCGTTGACGCAGACTCTGGTGATAATGGTAGGATATCCTATTACATTTCAAGTGGTAACGATCACGCCTACTTCTCAATGGAATATGACAATGGGAAACTGACTCTTTCTAAGAAATACGCTTCGGATATTTCAAGAGTAAGACCGGGACAGTATAAATTGAACCTTACTGCATCCGACCACGGTGTACCATATCCTAGACAAAGTCATATGGCATTACTGTTGAATCTACAAGAATCGACAAATGTTCCTCCTAGATTTATTGATTCGTTCTACAGAGCTAATATTAGTGAAGATATCAGACCGGGAAGTTTTGTTTCAAGATTGAATGCCAAGTCCTCAAGGGGAAATTCTG gtaatcTTACATACATGATACCGTCGGGTGTGGCTGATGACAAATTCGCGATTGATGAGCGACTTGGCACGATTACAGTGAAATCCAAAATAGATAGAGAAGAAAGAGACCAATATGTTTTCCCTGTTTATGTAACTGACTCCAGCACGTTTCAATCTACCACGAACTTTGATGTTGCTACGGTGTCGATCAGTGTCTTGGATGTGAATGATAATCCGCCCGCTTTCAAAACAGGCTCATGCTACCCACTAGCTGTCCCAGAAAATAACGAACCTGAAGTTATTCATACAGTAGCAGCAACAGATAAGGATATTGGTGCCAATGGAATTATAACTTACAGTATTACTTCAGGAAATAATGGAAACAAATTCTCTATTGATTCTACGTCCGGCAATCTGACAGCTAGAACTCTAGACCGTGAAACTCAATCGAAATACCACTTGACTATCACAGCGTTTGACCACGGTTCACCAGTGGCGCTTCAAGGGTCTTGTAACATAACTATTTTGGTAGAAGACCAAAATGATAACGACCCAGTTTTTGACACTGGACATTATTCAGCTGCAATTCCCGAAGATGCCCCAGTAGATACTTCTGTTATCAAAGTAAGAGCCACTGATGCTGATTTGGGATTCAATAAGCGTATAGTCTACTCACTAGCTAATGAAAGTCAGGGATTGTTCCGGATTGATAACAAGACTGGCATAATTTTTACCACTGG aacgTTTGATAGAGAAAAAATCAACGTATACCATTTCGAAGCCGTAGCCACAGATGAAGGTCGATACATCGCTCGTTCTCAGAGGGTTTCAGTTGAAGTAACAATAAATGATGTCAATGATAACAAGCCTATCTTCACAAAGTACCCTTTTAAAGAGCAAGTGGCTACATTGACGCCCCCAGGGCAAAGTTTACTTCGAGTTTCTGCAACTGATAATGACATCGGGACTAACGCTGAAATACTTTACGAACTATTTGACACCGCAAATCACAAGTTTCGTATAAATCCTACTACAGGAGTGTTAACTGCTACTCAGAGTCTGGCCAGTGAAAATGGGAGACTCATACATTTGAAAGTAATAGCTAAAGATAAAGGAAACCCTCCTCAGAGTTCTGTCGGGCTGATTGAAATACGTGTCGGTGACTCTTCGGACAATACTCCTACGTTGAATTTCCAAAATGCTACATACAACGTGACTATAGACGAAAACATGTCATACGGCAGGGAAGTAGTACAAGTAACAGCTTTGAGAAGCGACGGCCGCCGCCAAAGAATATTTTACGAATTCGGCAATGGAAACGACCAGTACACGTTCGAGATAGACTCTAACACGGGCGTAATAAGGGTGAATAATTCAGCAAATCTGGATTACGAATCTTATCCCGGCCCGAAGCGGCAACTGGTCGTGGTTGCCCGAACAGAAGGCGCGCCAGTCTTATACGGTTATTGCGATGTAACAATAAATCTGCTGGACCAAAACGACCACGCTCCCAGATTTACGCAACAACAATACATCGCGAACGTTCTAGAAGGGAATACTAAAGGCGAATTTGTCGTGCAACTCGCCGCAAAGGACGACGACCGCGGAGCGAACGCGAGGATTCTATACCACATAGTAGACGGGAACCACGATAACGCATTTATTATTGAACCGGCCTTCTCCGGATCGGTCAAAACGAACATAGTGTTGGATCGTGAGATAAGAGAGACGTATAAATTGACAGTTATTGCAACAGACGAGGGAGACCCACAAATGACCGGCACCGCTACTCTCAGGATCAATGTAGTCGACGTCAACGACAATCAGCCGACATTCCCCCCGCCGAACGTCATTTCGGTATCCGAAG GAGCGGAAGTCGGGACGGTACTCACATCTGTTACGGCGAACGACGTTGACACGTATCCTGCATTGAAATACTCGATAATACACGGAGACAATACTTTTTCAATAGACAGATACAGTGGGAAAATTGTTTTGAATAAACCCTTGGACTTCGAGTCGAGGAAAGAGTTCGAGGTGAACATAACGGCATCGGATAATGAACACGTAGCGAAGACTACACTCACAATCAAAGTCACTGATGTGAACGATAACTCCCCGGTGTTTGATGACATATCGTATAACAGGATATTGCCTG AAGGCACGGGAACCATCGAAATGGGATCAGTCAGCGCAAGGGATCAAGACAGTGGTGACAACGGGAAAGTCACATATTCGATTCTCCGGCCGACAAAGGGCTACTATATCGACACAATATCTGGCATGATCTTCGTGAACTACAGCGCTTTACCGCACCAGAGGGACACTCAGCTAGCTGTGGTGGCGACTGACCATGGGAAGCCTAATAGAAGTGCCGTGGCTTCTGTTAGAATCAGCACCGGGGCGTCTTCGGAAATAAAGCCCTTTATTGGACAAGATACCTACAG GATTACGGTGAACGAGGATACTGAGAAAGGAACATCTCTTCTGCAAATCGGTGGCATCAATGACGTCCTCAAAAAATACAACCTGGAGTTCCATATCACTTCTGGCAACGAAGGAGACACCTTCGACGTCACTCTCGAAGGAGCATTGGTCTTAGTCAACAAACTCGATCGAGAAACTCAAGATTCCTACGTTCTTGGTTTGGCTGCAATTGAGCAAGGAAAAATACTTGCTTACAACCTAAATAAGACATCTATCACAGTATTCGTAACGGTGGCCGATGCCAATGATAATGCACCAATGTTTTCAACAAACGATTTTGAATTGACTGTCAGTGAAGATGTCAAAATCGGCTACACTCTAACTCAACTTTCTGCTACTGACGCTGATTTGTTCGGAACTGCTAATGCGGctattgtttataatattacttctgGAGACGACGAAAAACTGTTTTATATTCACCCCACAACTGGAATATTGTCTGTAAATAAAACCCTGGACTATGATACTGGTAATACGGAGTATAAATTGATTGTGGTTGCCTGTGATCAAGGCACGCCCTCACTTTGCAATGCAGTGTACATAAAAGTTGGCATCATCGATGAGAACGACAATGCTCCAACATTCCCCGTTACTGAATACTTTGAAACGATTGGAGAAAATGAAAGAGTTGGAACATCAGTATTCACTGCCAGAGCCACAGATTTAGATAAAGGGAGATACGGGAATCTTAATTACTCCATTGTACCTTCATCTTCTAACTATAACAGAAATGACGATTCATGGAAAATGTTCCAAATAGATTCTGCTTCCGGGCTGGTAAATACAAACGCAGTCTTCGATTATGAACAGAAAAATAAGTACGAGTTTTCTATCAAAGCATCGGATTTGGGTGGCAAAAGTTCTACTGTAAAAGTAAGAATTGATATTGAAAGCAGAGACGAGTTTTACCCACAATTCACACAGAAAACCTATAATTTACCAGTACCAAAATCTGGTCCTATACCGGCTGGATATGAAATAGGCCAAGTAACAGCTACAGATAGAGATAAAGGTATTGATGGAAGAATAGTTTACCAGCTTTCCACTTCGCACTCATACTTTAAGATTAATAGAACTACTGGctacataattatgaaaaagaAGGTGGAAtctgtatctaatctttttGGATCTGATAAATCTATAAGTTTAGTAGTGACTGCAAGCTCTGGCAGGCAAGGATCTTTAACTAATAAGACTGCAGTAGAAATAACACTAGATCCTCAAGCTACTGTTGATGTAAATCGTGCTGGGGATCCATCAATGGCAGCAAATAGTGGCCTGTCTGATTGGGCTTTAGGCCTACTCATCGctttcatttttataattataattttcgcTGCAGCATTCCTATTTTTGCAtatgaaaaacaaaagacatAAGAAAGTCAACAAGCCTGGCCTTAATTCGGAAGGAGTTGGTGCTACAAATAGTTATGTGGACCCAAGCGCATTTGACACGATACCTATAAGAAATACTGGTGCTGTCAATGCTAACTTTGCTCCACCCAAATATGATGAAATTCCACCATATGGCCCTCACACAGCTAGTTCAAACTCTGGAGCTGCTACTACTTCAGAACTGTCTGGATCAGACCAATCAGGATCAAGTGGTAGAGGATCGGCTGAAGACGGAGAAGATGGCGAAGATGAAGAAATCAGAATGATTAACGAAGGTCCTTTGCAAAGAGAATCTGGAATTCACCGCCAGTCTAACGGAGTAGATGATGATAATTTATCTGATGTATCAGTTCACAATACTCAAGAATATTTAGCCAGGCTTGGAATAGTTGATACTGGAACTGGAGGTGGAGCTTCAACTTCTTCTAGAAGATGTTCGGAAAATGTTGGAAATAAAGACACGATGATGCATCACGGTCCTATAGATTCTATGCATATGTTTGATGAAGACGGTGCACATGAAAATGACATTACTAATCTAATTTACGCAAAGCTGAACGAAGTAACGGGAAGTGAACGAGCGAGTAGCGCTGATGAAACGAGTGCCGCAGTCGACCGTGCCATGGCCCTAGGAGCCTTCCCTAGTGCCCCTGGAGAAAACACAGCTGTGCCCACTGCAGGCCCATCTATGACTGGAAGCTTAAGCTCTATTGTACATTCAGAAGAAGAATTAACTGGTAGCTATAATTGGGATTACTTACTCGACTGGGGACCGCAGTATCAACCCTTAGCACATGTATTTTCGGAAATAGCACGGCTCAAAGATGATGCAGTTTCTCTTCAAAGTGGTAACAGTGGTGCTTCTAGTGCTAAAAGTAAAGGAACGTCTTTATCGGGAGGCAAAAGCGTGCCCCCGCCATTGTTGACTACAGTAGCTCCTAGAAGCTGTCCGGCGCCTTCTTTGTCTTGTAGGCAGCCTCAACATTTATTGCCGAGGTCTCCTATAAGCCATGATGTGCCTGGAGGTTTCTCTGCAGCAGCGGCTATGTCCCCATCATTCTCGCCTTCACTCTCACCTTTGGCTACACGATCACCATCCATGTCTCCATTAGTAGGTCCGGGGCTTCCGCCAGCACCGGCATCTAGGAAACCTCATCATGCAACCATGAGGATATAG